One window from the genome of Rhodothermales bacterium encodes:
- a CDS encoding TolC family protein → MTRAKGVRCTSKLETVIPFVLALLLAVPALAQVPADSLGPFLPPEPFAVTAVPADMLPLLTLAEVTALVLDQNPTVVIARLEREIADNDASLGNADFLPTVSLTATQRRLASFGGATQIDRSSDYSLDLAAGARVTVFEGLARVARYRRLQSLAEARAFDAEATAEAVLADAYVTYFDIARQQDQLLVLREAVALSEERLQIATRRRDVGAASDLEVRRALVDLNADRAVLLRQQNALAQSKALLNQLIDRTDAAFRVTDSVAVDTTLALGMLEADALDAPDLRAARASEEAAELDRTAVRREFWPRVDLTAGYVFDQVTDPIGLTPGQAGGFTYGLTATFDLFDGFQRRRRLGNAALRQRQQALVVDQTRTALLTALESTFAVYERSLLLVALEEANADAARQNVTVALERFRLGVSTSLELREVQRALIDAQSRLVAAVFEAKQAEVELLALSGRLLPE, encoded by the coding sequence ATGACAAGGGCAAAGGGGGTTCGCTGTACCTCAAAACTCGAGACAGTTATCCCGTTCGTTCTCGCTCTCCTCCTCGCCGTACCCGCCCTCGCGCAGGTCCCGGCGGACTCGCTCGGCCCGTTCCTGCCGCCAGAGCCGTTCGCCGTCACGGCCGTGCCGGCCGACATGCTCCCGCTCCTCACGCTCGCCGAGGTGACGGCCCTCGTCCTCGACCAGAACCCGACCGTCGTGATCGCCCGGTTGGAACGCGAGATCGCCGACAACGACGCCTCGCTCGGGAATGCCGACTTCCTCCCGACCGTCAGCCTCACGGCGACGCAGCGGCGGCTCGCCTCGTTCGGCGGCGCCACGCAGATCGACCGCAGCAGCGACTACTCGCTCGACCTCGCGGCGGGCGCGCGCGTGACGGTCTTCGAGGGGCTCGCCCGCGTCGCCCGCTACCGCCGGCTCCAATCCCTCGCCGAGGCGCGCGCCTTCGATGCCGAGGCCACGGCCGAGGCCGTGCTCGCCGACGCGTACGTGACGTACTTCGACATCGCCCGGCAGCAGGACCAGCTCCTCGTGCTGCGCGAAGCCGTCGCGCTCTCCGAGGAGCGCTTGCAGATCGCCACACGCCGCCGCGACGTGGGCGCCGCATCCGACCTCGAAGTCCGCCGCGCGCTCGTCGATCTCAATGCCGACCGCGCCGTCCTCCTCCGCCAGCAGAACGCGCTCGCGCAGTCGAAGGCCCTCCTCAACCAACTCATCGACCGCACCGACGCCGCCTTCCGCGTGACCGATTCCGTCGCCGTCGACACGACGCTCGCGCTCGGGATGCTCGAAGCCGACGCGCTCGACGCGCCCGACCTCCGCGCCGCGCGCGCGTCGGAAGAGGCGGCCGAGCTAGACCGCACGGCCGTCCGCCGCGAGTTCTGGCCCCGCGTCGACCTCACCGCCGGCTACGTGTTCGACCAGGTCACCGACCCCATCGGCCTCACGCCCGGCCAGGCCGGCGGCTTCACGTACGGGCTCACCGCCACGTTCGATCTCTTCGACGGGTTCCAGCGGCGGCGGCGGCTCGGGAACGCCGCGCTCCGGCAGCGGCAGCAGGCGCTCGTCGTGGATCAGACGCGGACGGCGCTCCTGACAGCGCTGGAAAGCACCTTCGCCGTGTACGAGCGGAGCCTGCTCCTCGTCGCGCTCGAAGAGGCGAACGCCGACGCGGCGCGGCAGAACGTGACCGTCGCGCTCGAACGGTTCCGGCTCGGCGTGAGCACGTCGCTGGAGCTACGCGAGGTACAACGTGCCCTCATCGACGCGCAGAGCCGTCTCGTCGCTGCCGTGTTCGAGGCGAAGCAGGCCGAGGTCGAGTTGCTCGCCCTCAGCGGCCGGCTGCTGCCCGAGTAG